Within the Pseudomonas chlororaphis subsp. aurantiaca genome, the region CGTTCGGACTTGCTGCGAATCATTGAAAAACTCATGTCATCGAACCGGACGAACCTGGACCCACTGACGACTTTGTGCGCCAGCCAGATCACCAGGAACAGCACCAGGCCAATGTAGGTGGCGGTCAGCCCGGCCCAATCGATCGAGTCGCCGAGCAGGGCTTGATAGTTCTGCCCCAGGGTGACGAACAGGCACAGGACAAAGGCGAAAATCGGCCCGAACGGAAAGAACCGCGACACATAGGGCAGATTGCCCAGGTCGTTGCCCTGGCGCACATAGCCGCGGCGAAACCGGTAGTGGCTGACCGCAATGCCCAACCAGGCGATAAAACCGAGCATGCCCGAGGTGTTGAGCAGCCAGTTATAGATCTGCCCCGGGCTGAAAATGAAGGTCAGGAAGCACAGGGCCGCCACCGTGGCGGTGGCCAGCAGCGCCCATCGCGGGGTGCCGGATGCGCTCAAACGGGCGAAGATCGCCGGCGCCTTGCCTTCCAGGGCCAGGCTGTAGAGCATCCGCGAGGAGGCATACATGCCGGAGTTCCCGGCGGACAGCACCGACGTCAGGATCACCGCGTTCATCACCGCGGCCGCGCCGAGCATGTCGGCCCGCTCGAAGATCAGGGTAAAGGGGCTGACCCGGATATCGGACACCCCATTGCGCAATAGGCTGGGGTCATTGTAGGGAATCAACAGGCCGATGATCAGGATGGTCAGCACGTAGAACAGCAGGATCCGCCAGAAGATCTGCCGCACCGCGCGCGGCACGTTTTTCCCGGGGTCCCGGGTCTCACCGGCGGCGATACCGACGAACTCGGTGCCCTGGAACGAAAACCCCACGATCATCGCCACCCCGACCAGGGCCCCCAGGCCGCCGACAACGGGCGCATCGCCAATCAACCAGAGCCTGGGGCCGGCATTTTCGCCGCCGCTGAGAATGCCGAACAGCATCAGAATGCCCACCGTGATAAACAGCAGGATAGTGATGACTTTAATCAGGGCGAACCAATATTCGGACTCACCGAACAGGCGCACCGAAGCCATATTGAGCGCGGTGATGATCAATAGAAAACCCGCACTCCAGATATACCCCGGCACATCCGGAAACCAATAAGCCATGATGATCTGCGCAGCCACCAAGTCGACCGCAATGGTCACCGCCCAGGCATACCAGTAGTTCCAGCCCAGTGCGAAGCCGAAACTTTCATCGACATACTTGGAAGCATAAGTCGAGAACGAACCGGTGACCGGCATGCAGGACGCCAGTTCACCGAGGCTGGTCATCAGAAAGAACACCATGGCGCCGATGACCACAAAGGCCAGCAGCGCTCCACCCGGCCCAGACTGGGCAATGGTCGAGCCCGAGGCAACGAACAGCCCGGTGCCGATGCTGCCGCCAATGGCGATCATGCTCAGGTGCCGGGGCGTGAGGGTTCGTTTCAGTCCGCCGGTGGTTTTCTCGCTGTGAAAATCGCCGGTCATGTCGCACGCACCCGGCACTTTTGTGGAGTCTGTCATGGATCACCTTTTTATTATATTTAAGCCACCGATGAGTTGACTCACGCGGTATGGCAGTGTCCCTGGATTGTTTTCCTTCCCCACTAAAGCCCACAAAAATACCGCTGACAAATGATTTTCCAGCATCACATCAGTCGCTCAGGGAATACGCCTGCGGTTAAAAGTTTTAAAAAATCGACACACTAGCAAAGTGCTATCCGCCCACAGACCATAACTAAAACCCTGTCAGGATTAGTTGGTTTTCACGGAGAAAAATAGAAGTTTCCTACACGCTAATAACTTTAACTAAAGAAAATACTCTTCAAATAGCCAAGCGCGTTCCTGGCGCCGGGCAGGCCTTGATCTTTGACGAAGGTGCAGGCCCGAATCGCCTCGCCAGCTAACGGTGC harbors:
- a CDS encoding amino acid permease: MTGDFHSEKTTGGLKRTLTPRHLSMIAIGGSIGTGLFVASGSTIAQSGPGGALLAFVVIGAMVFFLMTSLGELASCMPVTGSFSTYASKYVDESFGFALGWNYWYAWAVTIAVDLVAAQIIMAYWFPDVPGYIWSAGFLLIITALNMASVRLFGESEYWFALIKVITILLFITVGILMLFGILSGGENAGPRLWLIGDAPVVGGLGALVGVAMIVGFSFQGTEFVGIAAGETRDPGKNVPRAVRQIFWRILLFYVLTILIIGLLIPYNDPSLLRNGVSDIRVSPFTLIFERADMLGAAAVMNAVILTSVLSAGNSGMYASSRMLYSLALEGKAPAIFARLSASGTPRWALLATATVAALCFLTFIFSPGQIYNWLLNTSGMLGFIAWLGIAVSHYRFRRGYVRQGNDLGNLPYVSRFFPFGPIFAFVLCLFVTLGQNYQALLGDSIDWAGLTATYIGLVLFLVIWLAHKVVSGSRFVRFDDMSFSMIRSKSERYLPGESAMNEDVGLPVRMTQVGAK